In Vespula vulgaris chromosome 7, iyVesVulg1.1, whole genome shotgun sequence, a single window of DNA contains:
- the LOC127065080 gene encoding pachytene checkpoint protein 2 homolog has protein sequence MDATDILHVEILQKSESALSEEEIRAMVHNKIIELEEVSLDVELPDILFTHAKDHIESVLCACNHEKTRMKIAGVNLQYHIYRMTETESAMSMIENGNEELPAANQWLLPSKEFHYLWENMYYDSDIKQNLLNFVETAVIFSDNKINPNIISWNKVVLLHGPPGSGKTSLCKALAQKIAIRFVHRFTFVHLIEINSHSLFSKWFSESGKLVMKLFEELKTLHNDSNRLVCILIDEVESLAHVRKSCVNGTEPTDSIRVVNALLTQLDQMKHYPNVLILTTSNMTEAIDLAFVDRADIKQYIGHPTEDSIYKIYSACIKELMRTGLIEQEQLFNLAYLKTHGYEETYETKRCLMLLEISKQSFGLSGRTLKKIPFLAKALFIHSKKSTLAQFLRAMHYAIEKQKDDVLEQ, from the exons atggATGCAACTGATATATTACACGTTGAAATCTTACAAAAATCTGAGAG cgCATTGTCAGAAGAGGAAATACGAGCAATGGTACATAACAAAATTATCGAATTGGAGGAAGTATCGTTAGATGTAGAATTAccagatattttatttactcatGCTAAAGATCATATTGAATCTGTATTATGCGCCTGTAATCATGAA AAAACTCGTATGAAAATTGCTGGAGTCAATTTACAATATCACATATATAGAATGACAGAAACTGAATCAGCAATGTCAATGATAGAAAATGGTAATGAAGAATTACCAGCAGCAAATCAATGGCTTTTACCTTCCaaagaatttcattatttgtgggaaaatatgtattatgattctgatataaaacaaaat ttattaaattttgtgGAAACAGCAGTAATATTttctgataataaaataaatcctaATATTATATCATGGAACAAAGTAGTATTATTACATGGACCTCCAGGTAGTGGAAAGACCAGCTTGTGTAAGGCACTAGCTCAAAAAATTGCAATTCGTTTTGTGCATCGATTTACATTTGTgcatttaatagaaataaatagtcatagcttattttcaaaatggtTTTCTGAG agTGGAAAATTggtaatgaaattattcgaagaaCTTAAAACTCTTCACAATGATTCTAATCGATTAGTTTGTATTTTAATTGACGAAGTAGAATCATTGGCACATGTTCGTAAATCCTGCGTTAATGGAACTGAACCTACAGATTCCATACGTGTAGTAAATGCTTTGCTTACTCAATTGGATCAAATGAAACATTATCCAAATGTTTTAATTCTTACAACGAGTAATATGACCGAAGCCATTGACTTAGCATTTGTAGACCGTGcagatataaaacaatatatcggCCATCCTACGGaagattctatatataaaatatatagtgcctgtataaaagaattaatgagG ACTGGATTGATAGAGCAAGaacaattatttaatcttGCTTATCTCAAAACTCATGGTTACGAAGAAACTTATGAGACAAAACGCTGTTTAATGCTGCTGGAAATCAGTAAACAAAGTTTTGGACTGAGTGGACgtacattaaaaaagataCCATTTTTAGCAAAAGCTCTTTTTATACATTCAAAAAAATCTACATTGGCACAATTTTTAAGAGCAATGCATTATGCCATCGAAAAGCAGAAAGATGACGTGTtggaacaataa
- the LOC127065081 gene encoding solute carrier family 25 member 36 — protein MFDRDTAIHLIAGGVAGTTGAIVTCPLEVVKTRLQSSSSRFQPPPVNKEFTSGHVTCKSFPTPEQRRRLCTGGYPRCSFLALSHCGVSTPSGGGPHAYPTPGIYQCIRYIIKNEGIRALFQGLGPNLVGVAPSRAIYFCAYSKSKIAFNKILPPDTPIVHVSSAFCAGFVACTLTNPIWFIKTRLQLDHRTNKITAMECMRRIYRQSGIRGFYKGIMASYVGISETVIHFVIYEAVKAWLMATRTGVSSREDERKTFRDFVEFMAAGSFSKTIASTIAYPHEVARTRLREEGTKYRTFLQTLNVVYIEEGTKGLYRGLGTHLIRQIPNTAIIMATYEAVVYILTQHFHSTAVNATNATTQFYAEAKAKRELA, from the exons ATGTTTGATCGCGACACAGCGATACATCTCATTGCTGGAGG TGTTGCTGGTACAACAGGAGCCATAGTGACCTGTCCTCTCGAAGTGGTTAAGACGCGTTTACAATCCTCTTCGTCTCGTTTTCAACCGCCACCAGTGAATAAAGAATTTACGTCCGGTCATGTCACGTGTAAGAGTTTTCCAACGCCGGAACAAAGAAGGAGATTGTGTACAGGAGGCTATCCAAG gtGCTCCTTCCTGGCTCTTTCACATTGTGGCGTATCAACGCCATCAGGTGGTGGTCCACACGCTTATCCAACACCCGGTATTTACCAGTGCATAAGATACATCATTAAGAACGAAGGTATACGTGCCCTTTTCCAGGGTCTTGGTCCAAATCTCGTTGGTGTAGCACCTTCCAGGGCGATCTACTTCTGTGCATATTCGAAAAGCAAAATTGCTTTTAACAAAATACTACCTCCCGACACTCCGATAGTGCACGTATCTTCGGCATTTTGCGCTG GTTTCGTGGCGTGCACGTTGACAAATCCTATTTGGTTTATCAAAACCAGACTTCAGCTGGATCATCGAACAAACAAAATCACTGCGATGGAATGTATGCGGAGGATATATCGACAGTCG GGTATCCGAGGATTTTATAAGGGTATTATGGCGTCCTACGTAGGTATAAGTGAGACTGTGATACACTTTGTGATTTACGAAGCTGTAAAGGCATGGCTTATGGCGACAAGGACGGGAGTTTCTTCAAGGGAGGACGAGAGAAAAACGTTCCGTGATTTTGTAGAATTTATGGCAGCTGGTTCATTTTCTAAAACGATCGCATCAACGATCGCTTATCCTCacg AAGTGGCAAGAACGCGTTTGCGTGAGGAAGGTACAAAATATCGAACGTTCTTACAAACGTTGAACGTCGTATATATCGAGGAAGGAACAAAAGGTTTATATCGTGGACTTGGAACTCATTTAATAAGGCAGATCCCAAATACCGCTATAATAATGGCAACTTATGAAGCTGTAGTCTATATCCTCACGCAACACTTCCATTCGACCGCTGTAAATGCAACGAACGCGACGACACAGTTTTATGCAGAGGCTAAGGCAAAGAGAGAGCTTGCCTAG